The genomic segment aatgccatTTTGTCAGACTGCTTTTTAATATGATGCTGTGGGCATACGCCAGTACACTAGTGCATACACAATCTGAGTGTTTTCATGTTCAGTCGTAGATtgcaaaactgtaaaagtaaagAGTCACAGAAAACTGGGACAAAGGTAACAAGCTTCAGGTGAGATGCATCAGAGGGTTGTCAGTCAGGCTGCAAGAAGATGACCTGCATAACATCTTTTCCCAGTAAAAAATGTACCAAATTCAATTTATTGGATGCCCCTGGTTGCTACAAATATGGGTTTTAAGATGGAAAACCCAGCGTGTTCCTGGTTCTTTGCATATCAGGCTCACCGTCTTTCGTTCCTGCTTGAGCTCTTGCAGGTACTTAGTAAGATCGATGCAAATGTTCATCATCAAGTTCTCAGCAATTAGCTCTCTTTGCCCCGCATAGTCGTTCATCTCATTCAGGATGTCCAAAAAGGACTGGTAGCTTGACAACCTATCATTTAAGAGGAGAAAGGAAAGGGTGGAGAATACTGATGGGACAAGTGATAGCATGATAAGGACACAAAGCTCAGCAGTGGACTAAATCATGATAAGAAGATCAGGACTTCCTTATTCCTGTTTCCTTCTGAGGGCATTTAAATGTCATCAACATCAGATTGCAACAACTACATGGATCACACCAGGGAAAAAATGATTTCtctattttaaatttgataCCATTTGCAGTTTTGTTCTGCTTTCCTCTATTAGTTCCCTCAGTGAGTGCTTAAAATCTTATCAGTAAACAGAAGGGGAATAATGAACCTCAAAAATGTCACAGCAGGTTCACTGTTTTCTGGAAGAAAGACTTCCAAAACAAAACCTACATACTAAAACTCACCTGCACTCTGGTTCATCTTTGCTGCCTCGTTTTTGGTTATATTTCTTTGAGAGATTCCTGTGGGAAATGATTTatgataatatttaataaaatcacaAGAAAATTATTGAAAAGATGAATGACATCCTTCTGCAACCAGtaacagttctttttttttcttcttcttttcccaaAACTTCACTATGGACATATTAAAAAAGCTGTTCTTCCTCTTTTTACTCTCCCACTGACCACATCCCATCTATCATGTGCCAGTCTGCTCCCACTTCCTCTCCTCTAGAGCAAAGCTCAGCACTACAACAGATGTGGGCCTGCGCACTTGGAAGCAACTGTGAGAGGAAGCAGTAGGGATGAAAAGAGGGTGGAGTGGGGGGGAAACAGAGGGCCAGGGAGCAGACTGCAACTAGAGAATTGGACTAGTGTTTCAGAGACAAGTTAGATTCTGTCCCAGAGCAGTCATAAGACCAACAAACATTTCATAAACAACCTTTTAATATGCTCAtattcaaacacacaaacagccacGAGCTGTGAGCAACACACTTGCACAGAGGTCAGCACAggaaatagaaagaaagaaaaataaaacaaaaacaggactAAAATGAGGCCTACCTCAGTTGTTTGGCATAGTTTTGCTCAATCTCTGTCCTCTCCTTCACAAATTTCACATACTTCTCCACCAGCTCCAGGCCAGACTGTGTGTGCTTCTCTATGATGTCATATTGGTCCTAAAAAAAGAGCACGGGAGACATATAAGGAAAAGACAAGCCGACATGCAGCTGGGGCATGTGTTTACTTCTAGGCAACAGCTGGGATGTTCCTCTGGTTGAGTTTGAGACATCTAGAAGGATCGTGAATGGCAGGCAGtaaactaaacacattttttttcccctgaacaTTAGAGTCCAAGAAAGCTCTTCACATGTGCAAAATGCATTGCTGATGGTCCCAGGAATAGCTGAGTCTGCATTTTTCATATCACACAGGATGACTAGTGTAttctttgtttctcttcctCAAGTAAGGAAATTTATGACACCTTCAAGCTCAGGCAAGTCTGTTAGAGGTGAGAGATAAAATCAAAGCTGGTCCTTCTCACATAACAAAGAAAGGCTTCCCCCAAGCCCTTCTTTGAGATGGGGGTATTTTGAAAGGGGAATCCTGGCATGTTAAGCCTTGTTTGTTCTTCTGCAAACCTTCATGGTCCTTAggtaaaacaaaagaagcagaTCTCAAATAAATGAGACAATAGTTAACCTCATCACAGAACATAGTTAAAAGGCTTCTTATCCAGCGCCATCACAGTAAACCCCGAACAAAAACAGCCGCTGAGCCGGAGTTCAACTTCAAATTAACACCAGAAGTCCTGATGCTTaaaacatttgatgtttttttcctcagatgTAAAAATGGTGGGAAAGAGTGATGAATTAAACAAACTGCTGGATTCcaatgtgtctttttttattttaaaaatagtaaattGAATGTTATTGTGTTACTGATTTACCAAATGAAAGCTAAACACTAGTGATCTGCATCTAATGCAACCAAAACAAATCAACCCACTAAGGACATGCATATCCTAAGCTGCCTTAGAACAAaaacatagttaaaaaaaagatgaactaCATCCAACAACCAAAAAATAATCACTTTTTATGCAGTATTGCCAAGCAGAATCAAAATACAATCTATCCAAAAAGGAGCAGAGAAGCAGCAACTATTTGAATCCAAAGTGGAGGTTGCCAAAAACTATTTCCCTGCAACTTgtcactgactggaaaagtgagGGAACCAGACCCCTTCTTAAAAATATCCATATaaaccaaaaaataataatgtttgcagactaatataaaaactttttagtcCCTACAGTTCATTATTCCttcatcaataataataataataataataataagggattagatttatacagcacttttcaaggcacccaaagtactttacattgaatccattattcattcactctaCATTCATACTTGGTAATCTTAAGCCACATGTGCAGCCACAGCTGTCCTGGGGTAGACTgacggaaacatggcagccaatccaCGCCAACAAGCTCTCTGACCACCTCTGAACATTCATACACACTCATGCACCAGCTATACTAACACTGGAGGGAAGGAGGGTGAGGCATCTTGTACAAGAACACAACGACAAACTGAGTGGGGAAGTGGGATTCAAACTGTCAGCCTATCAGTTATCGGACGACTTGCTCAAAGCATTAAGACTGCTTTGAGTGACAAATGAATCACTGAATGGATGAGCACAGAGTTCCCAGTTTCTTGCTCAGGCCCATCTTCTGCATATCAGTTGTGGCTGCATATATGTCAACGATGAAGTCCACAAACCCGTGAGTGGTGAAATAATGGCTGCATATATCCTGCTCTTTCTTGCTCTTACCTTTAAGTGCCTTATCCATTTAGATCTGAGACCTGTCAGATCCAGTACCTCTATCTGATTCTGATACTGACATTATTTACTGATCAGCATTCAGACATACAAGTAAAGCCTGTGCTGGACCAACGCCAGCTGCCAGAAAGTCCAAAACAGAGTGCACAGTTTGCTAAATCAGcatatcctcttttttttttaacagaggtTTAGGTTTTGAAGCAGTCAGATAGCATATTGTGTGTACAGCCAAAGTTCTAAATGACTGGAGTTATGAtgaattaaataagaaaaacaatcatGGCATCTACAGTATGTACAATTTTTCTATAAATACAATCTGAATCAGTgcttctcaatcctggtcctcaggacccactgccctgcatgttttagaggtaaccctactttaacacacctgaatgaactgaatgcctcattaacaggcttgcaaagaacttgatgagggagtttattaatctgaattaggtgtgttggagtaggaacccatctaaaacatgcaggacagggGGTCCTGAGGGCCTGGATTAAGGAACACTGATCTAAATCATTGTAGTTTTTATACACCAAGTCCTAAAAGTAGatagaaaaatatcaaaatatataaacactaaaaaaaaacattcaaatgttcaatttttaaacttttgaggGAGCTGTTAAATACCACACACCGGTGTGTGGTAAAAGTATAGGAGCTTCTCACTTCCAGTCGCTCTTTGTGCAGAAATAACCCAAACTGAGCAGATGGGTAACTGCTGAGCAGCCCTGCTTCCAGCTTGGAGGAATTTTAACTCATTCTTCTTCACAGGACAGCTTCACCTCTGGGATGTTAGTGGGTTTGCTATTATCAACTTCAAATTTTTCCCAATTTCTTTTGGATTAATGTCAGAACATTTATCAGGCCATGGTAAAAAATTAACATCACTATAAAGCTATATATCCAGTTTTAATAGAAGGACTTCTGCGCAACGGTTACTATCTGAGTTACTGActtctttctttaaaattcaCTGATATAATTCAGAATTCACTGTCCAGTCAATGATGGCTTAGATGCAAAGGAACAGACCCAAAATATACAACATCGGCCATGTTTTACAGATGGAATAACATTCTCATGCTGGAGCAAAGTGTTCTTTTTCCAAACATCACACTTCTTgttgatacaaaaaaaaaaaaagttttattttggtCTTACTTTATCCATCAAATTAACCACTAATCCTAAAGATTCCCTTTAATTTTCTAAGCCCAGATATGTGATATTGGATCTATTTTCTCAACAAGTAATTAACTGATtataatatatttctttatcaCTTTTTCTTAATCTACTATTGTGGTTTGTGTGGAATCCTGCTGATAGTTTAGGTAATATTCatgcagaaacacagcagattCTAAAGAGTCACAAACTCTCAGGAACCACTTCGtgacagcacaaaaaaaaagctgtattcTACCTTTAGCTCTTGATACAGACATTTTGCATAGATCTGGATGTGATTTGCATATTCAGTATTTGGACTCCTGTTCAGCAAAGTAAAAAGGAGGTAAATTACAGTAGAGATTGAGGGGAGAGGTTAAAAACTGTTTGGGAAGATTAAGCATTTGTGtaagatttaaattaaatgttttatttattgcatgtgGGAATAGATACCCAAGTCTGTGGGGTGTCCAGTCAAGAAATTTCCCTCTCATTGCAAGAGTCACACTTCCAAATAATGCAGAAAAAGTTATTTGCTTGAGGAAACATATACTTGATCATTGAGATCTTCTGCATTATGGTAAAGAAACTCCTCACATTGCATTTGCACTTCAATAGTTTACCAGTTTTCAGTGGCGTTAGATAAACCTGGCATACTTGAAGAGGATCAGTTATTCTCACATTGATACATACATGTACAGCCCCCTGCAAGCCTCATCTAGAACTTTACCTTGCTAGACATATTtgccaccatttaaatttaGAACATTCCTCATTTATCCTGTCCAGACAATTTAGGCTATAAGGAATATTGTGGGGAAGAAACACACTGGGGAAGAAAATTTTActagaatgttttttttctactttctaaTCAGTTTCaacaatataatttttaaaacattatagTGTTTGCAAATACTGTAGGTAGTCCTCTTGTTAGCCCTTTACTGaaaggttttgtttgttgtaatcttaaaacaataaactatACTTCCCTACACACCAATGATAAGAGTAATCTGTAGGGAAATAATAACCAAGAATCACAATCAGTTTattcaaaacaaagaacaacatTACTACAAAAAAAGACTATATACAACTGAAAACgtcagattaaattaaattaaatctaaagttttaaaatcttttaagcAACAGGTAATGTAGTAAATACAACTTCAACATTTCAGCAATTGCATCTTTATATATTGAGTATTTCGCTTTAACAAAAATATCAGTGCatcaaaagaaaggaaaaaagtagCTTTAAATCATAATACAatagtaaaatacattttctctcGTCATTTGTAATGTCACAGAAAAACATGTCATTAACCATCCGGCCACATTTAAGCAGCTGAAGCAAATGTCAAGTACATAAAACTAGATTTTAAAGTCAGTATAGAAGAGAAGCAAAGAAGCAAAATTTGATTTAACCAAACCATGAAGATGGTCTAAATCTGCTgtaggtttttatttatgtactggaccaaaaaaaaggaaaaaaaaaaaaaaacatgtcagatttaATCTCTGAGCCAAGCTTCCTGGATCATGGTTTCACAAATGTGATGGTGTTTACTTAtttgaaaacacaaatatatagtaatataaaaaaaacttttgcaaagAACTTATTATCTCATTTAGGGCTGCCCATTAttagaaaacatgtcaaatatttCGTCACTGTTGAATACTGCAAATGCAACTGCAATATGACTTGAAAATTATTAATACTTCAGTATGTGATTAGCACAGACTGCATTCCATTCTGCATCAATGCATGTTAGATGTAGAGCGTGCACAAGCACAGAACATCCTGCAATAGGAATCCAGTTCCCCTTAATACACCTGTGcttgtcctttttttctatttttggtcTAAATGTCTGAAATATTGGTATTGTGCATGCTGATATTGCAACGATATGTTTTCATACACAGCTCGGCCCTTCTCTCCTTCATAAGCTGTCACTCTAAATTCcgttttaaagagaaaaagtagATTTGAAGTTAAATTTTTTAGGAGATTTTATGGAATTCTGGGtcaatgtaaatataaaaatgtataaaattgcGCAGTAATATTAGTCAGTTTTTGAGGAGAGTTGTAAAATGTGGCATAGAGAGATCAGGGGATACCAGCTGAATTTAAATGATTCAATAGACAATCGCATAGTGGaaagttaaactttttgttttggccTTGTTGGAGAcagctgtttctctgttttcatctgtgtcaCGTATGGCCACCAAGTGGTTTTAACCATAACAGTGCACACATACCAGACTTTTTCATTCAAAGCAACTGATCTCTTTCCTTAGTGGTCTTTTCTTTATAGTATCTAATGTGAATTTTGCTGTTGCTGGTTGTTCTGAAGTTTCATTGTTTCACTCACTACTACAACTGCCTTATTTCATTCATTGTGAGGCTGATTCCTTAACCGCTGGGCACTCGGTGGTTAATATGCTGTAGCTGTTGTGTGAAACGTTGAGTAGACTAAATACCGTAGCAAGTCTGATATTCCCATCCACTCACTATCACAGCCATTTTGACCATGTTTCACTGGTATGGTTTCAGGGGCAGCCAGTTTTTGCCTCTTTTGAATCCAAGCTGCATCATGAAACAATGATTTTATACACTCtaaaaaggctaaataaaacttatagcTTTTGCACTGCTTTCAAAACATGGTCAAATTTGTTGGAGTATCAATGGGCAAACAATGGtgaatcaacaacagagaaTTCAATTaccaaagaaaagacaagaaaatctGATGAGGCACATCTTGCCCTAGgtttgaccaggtaatggtcgaGTAGGGGTATCTgggacttctcatcctgaacacaaagaaaagcctgttgattactttagaaataaactactcaactgTTGTATTTaccagagttgttttactaaagcagcatccggTTCACCCAAATctcaactcacctgaagtagttagcagagtttcctggtttaaaacgcCTCACACTAAAGCAGAAGAACTGATGATTACTTCTGTCACTGACACGGTTTTAACTATAGTTAACGAAGTAGaagtaaataaactaaagaccatctaaagatttttttcctcctatcaattcattattttaatggGTAGGTAACTCTTCTAGTTTTCCCCCTAATATTGATCAAACTGCTAAATAAGAAAACCACATCATATTGTTCCTACACAGATTTGGACAAGGGGAGCAACTATACAACATGATCATCTACACTGTACCTCTAAAGTTTTATAAATACCAGGGCTGTCACAATATCTCAAACAAAATCCCAATAGTGATATTACTGTAAAAACTatagaaagcattaaaaaatattcaagttATATTAAATcattcatgtctgtttttagtaACTTAAATTTTCCTCTACACCTCACATTTCAATACTTCTAATGATACCGCTTGTATAACATTAAAGCTGCTCAACATCTAAAGGATTCACCCCAGAAATCATCCATGTAACAAGGCTTCTGTGAAGGTTTCAGGCTTGAGTGAACCCGTCTTGTAAAAGAAATTAGGAGCCTGAATTGCCACACCTGCCTCACAAGAATGCCTCCTACTATCACAGCTAAAGCCGACACACTGATCTTGCACTACAAACTGGTGGCTTAAAATAGCCACCGGATTAACAACAATCAGGGGACAGATGTCATAGAGCTGACTTGGCCCAAAGGTTGACTGTGGAGCCAAACATTGACTAAACCAATTATGTCTGCGAGTTTTGGTCTAACCTGACAAACAAGGTTATCACCAAACGCAAATACTGAGTCAAGTATTTTCATATTGcatgaaataaatttatattaaacACTGACTACACAAAGCTTTCTTTAACTGAATACTACTGCAGGAGCTTCATGCAGTGGAACAGGGAAAACTCTTTTGCAGAAAGTCTGATTAAAACCGGAGTGCGGATGTTTCTCTGTCAATCAAAGTAGGGCAAAACTAATTAGGCTGTTGCACCAGCACATAGGATGAAAAAAAGGGACAGGGGAAGAGGCCTAGGGGGAGAGCCTGTAATGAGGTCACAAACTCCCTATCCTCATCTTTGCAATGATCCCATTTTACATATCCAGGTTCCCTGGAAGCATGCATGTGTGACAACAAGATTTGTTTAGGTTCTGGATGTCACCCTTTTTACTGCTGCTTCCATGAAGTGGCTTAGTTTGAATGCATCACTGGAATTTGTTTTGATCTTGTAAATAGTCCTTATATTTAAGTTTACTGGGATAGATCATTTTAAATACTACAGGTCAAAACAGCCTCATAAAAACCTGTGTACTTGCAAATCAGTGCAAATCAGTTTGCTGAACATGTAATCTGACTACTCAGGTAGACACATGAAGCATCTTAGCAGTGAAGGTTGTTGCCaagccacaacacaacagctCATTTCAGCTCTATGGGAGCAAGAGTGACTGAAtgtaaacagagaaaacaacccACAGGAACAACTTCTGCACTTTAAAACATCCACATGCAGAACAAATGACATTTTGACGCTTGTCTTTGCCTAAAATCAATTAGCATACCTTCACACGAACAGTGCTGACACCATGAATATGACCAGGAAAAGTAAATGACCCGATTTGTTTGCGTCGtgtgattgttttaaatgttgcGTTTGATGGACATTTAGCGAAAACTTCTCAGACGTGGAACAGCGGTGGTGAATGCACGTATTTGCAAACACAAACTTAACACAAACGTTTTCCAGACTCCTTCCCAACTTTTCCTGTGCGCTGCCTGAAGGATTCTTGTTATCCTGACGGTGTTGCTAGAAGAGACAGAAGAAAGACTCACCCAAAGCTCAGTGCCCCAATCCATGTTCAGCTTGTTTGCCAAGCTGTCCCACGAATACAAAGAACTTCTCCAAAGTTATCACAGCAGTTCCGAGGACGGCCCGAGTAGAATCCCGACGTggttagaaaaaaatacaaaaaaaaaagaaaaacaaaaagcgaaagaaagaagaaatggaaaagaaacagCACGCACCACGATGATAGTTCCGTTAGCTAATGGTGTAAATCCAAATTTATAATTAACCAATCAACTTCTGCTGACAGTTGTAATCTAGTTAGTCCAAATATTTTTCATTGCGAAGGAAACGGGGACAAACTAGCTCTCGAATCCGCGTCACTCCCAAATCCTAAGTCTTAAAGGGGCAGCGCGCTGAGCCACCCTGGCCTGGACGCTGCGACATCCTCAGGGCGTGGATAGGTTAAAATCCTTTTCTCCCATCCATATCCTCCTCTTCCTGGTTATTACTCCTACTacgaataataataattacaaaaaaaaaagtcataattttCCTGAAGTCTCTCCTCCGAATCCATGGATTTTGTGCTGGTCATTAACATCACCACACAAAGTTGTGATCAGTTTATCAGCCATCCCTCAGCTGATGCTACACACAGCATGCAGTATGCACACTTTAATATGTGATCCAAGTCACGAATGACTTATAATTATAAGGTCAACCATGAAAATAAGTTATCAATTTTATTTCCTAATTAAAATCTGTCAAAAGTCATCCCCTTTTCCAGTTCATTAACTGCAATAATGTAATCCTATTGTCCCAAAGGTTTTCACGTTAATTACAAATGAGATTAGCCCTAATATAgcctaaataatttaaaacaatactATTACCTTTAATACACCTGCTTTGTCACTGCTTGGCAAACGATCAGTGCCACTCAAAACATTCAATTTGGTACCAAGACGATCATACTGTCTATGTCATATGTAGGTTATGAAGGTGAGACGGTGtcatgcaaacagaaaaattcACATTTGCCATCTGTTCTTGCATCCAGTTAAACTGTCAGCATGCTTTAAATCTAAGCGTTCCCTTCAGTAGATTGCGTAGTCATGGGTATATGGGAAGCATCATTGCTTGCAACAAAACTATATTCTCCTCTATTCTTGCACCTGAGCCATAACACAAGTACTAAAATAATCGACACAAGCAACACAGTCGCGATGACGAAGGGAACCATCCAACTCGGAAAAGGTCTGGTTTCACCTGTAAGacaacacaattaaaatatcagtttaatCTCTAATGCTCAGTTCTTGataacattcatgtttttttctcggTAACTTGCATTATGTTTGGCAACATCAGCTCCTACTGAACTGCTTAAAATTTTATGCATGCGTATGTTGTACGCAGACTCAGTAATCATACCTATTTCCAGTATGACAAATCTTGTCACTGTCCCAACTTTATTCGTGGCAACACACTGATAAACGCCAGCATTGGCAGACGTGGCTTCCATAATAGTGATGGTGCTGTAGCGCTCCCCAGTGGTCACAATCAAATTCGTTGACCTGGTGTCAGTCCATTTAGACACAGGAGGAGGGTAGCCCTTGGCACTGCAGTTAAAGGTCACATTTTGACCAAGGGTAATCTTACTAGTGGTATTTTCATCCAAGAACTCAGGAGCATCtgtgggagaaaagaaaaaagaacatccTATAATAATAATCTCAAATTACTAACATTCACTATCAGcaaaatacagtgaaaaaaacagtcattttatgtcaagtgttattttaaaacttaaaacatacacaaaacTTGAAGATTAAACTTGCGTTCGACTGCTCCGTGTGTGTTGGTTGCTTTAAGTGAGTACATTCCACTGTCGTGCTTTGTCCATCGCGATGGGGAAATCTCTTTCTCGTGTTTGAACCAGGTAATAGAGGGTGAAGGTGATCCATCTAGTTCACATGGGATTTTTAACTCACTGTTCTCTACTACCTCATACTGCTCCTTACAGGTTAAACTGGGTCTGTCTGTGGACATGGAATAAGATTGTTTTCAGGACAAGTAATGACAGAgtgatgtgtttttatactataaagacaaacaaaagataTATGCAGAACTCACATTCAACTGTGATAAAAACAGAGGTGGTAATTGAGCCAATAACATTACTAGCTTCAGCAGTGTAGCTTCCAGTGTCAGTCCTTTTGAGCGACTCATTTAGGTTGATTGGTGTACCCTGATAGTACCACTTAACATCTGGAGGTGGGTTCCCATCAGTTTCATATGGCAGATCACTCATGGTGAAGTTTTTTTCTGCAACAGTGTAATGGCTTGGAATAGCTTGAAAGAGAGGTTTATCTACAAAGGAAAACAAGAATGGATTAATTTAAAGTTTGATTGGTGTTCTGAAAATGAATCATGTGAAGGATTCTTACAGTAAACAACAGCATTGAAAGGTTGTGAGGTTACAGGTGGGATGAATTCTGGTCCTTTGGGTCCAAGCTGCAGCTCAGCCTCACACCTAAACTCTGATCCATTGTCACCTCTCTCAGGAGTGACTGTGTAGTAACTTGACACATTGGTTGGGGTTGTATTGATGTTTTGTATGTcatctgtgaacacagttttatttccaTGGTACCACTTCACTTTGAGCTGCACACGAGCCACATTGTTAACATCACACTTCAGCTGGTACTCTCTGCCCTCGATCATTGGACCAGGATCCACTCCAGAGACTGACACAATATCTGGAGTCTCTGTAAACAATACACAAAGTATTAAACTAACAGTAATTATATATGTTGTTGTTTACGTCTGAGCCCATTTTCATTTCtgcataaaaatattaacattttgttCAATCTCTTCTAGGCTTTAGTAACTTGTATAACCGCGCCTTTCATTATTAAGTAGTTGATAAAGTAGCGCTGTGAATTTGCCATGAAAAGCTATGTAAATATGAATGAATACTTATTTATTtcggtttaaaaacaaaaaataagtatataaaattacattttctcaaAAGAATTAATCAGACAGCAACCGAAAAAGGAATAGGCTGAAGCCCCCGGGCTTATTTTTGCCTATCCTGTACTATCATAGAAATAAATCACAATAagacatcaaaaataaaaaacaacaacaatctaATTCAATCAATTTCATTGTAACCTTTGATaatttttgattttaaagtCTTCTTGAAAACTAACATAGAGTTACACATCTTAATGTCATCGTTTAATCCATTCCATAATTTTACACCCAAAACTGACACACATCTGTACTTAAGATTAGTTCTAGCTTTATATGTTTCAAACATTAACAACCCCCTTAAGTTATAAATCCCCTGCCTTAgcttaaacattttttgaatACAGTCAGGAATTGTCTTTTTTACCACTCGAAACattatttctaatgtttttagaTATACAATGTCAAAAATAATCAAAGTAATCATTTTATTATATCAAACATATTGTAAGCGAAGGTTTGACTTGTACTTACGATAAAGAGTGATGTCTAGCCCAACTTCACACTGAGAACGATCTTTCAGATTAGCATAGCAGCTAGGTTTTATATCCCATGTTTTCAGGTTTTCAACTTTCCAGGTTAAAGTGGTCGCATCTAATCTATGTGCGCTTCCAGCTGAAACCTCCCAACCGGATCCACTAATAtttgtgtttgcagtgcagTTAACTTCAACTGGGTCTCCAAATTTCACTATAATTTCACTGGGTGTCAGGATTAGGGGGCAACCTGTTATTCATGAGAAAACATATTTAGTTAGAGCTTTGATTTAGTGCACGCT from the Melanotaenia boesemani isolate fMelBoe1 chromosome 2, fMelBoe1.pri, whole genome shotgun sequence genome contains:
- the LOC121629026 gene encoding hemicentin-1-like, whose protein sequence is MLPLRMLGLLMLLLLHGADSTSCPPELNPLILNPPIGEYGTEVVVNCTSTYWHHKGMTLLAENISIIKNDPHYKIYKPMALTDWNTKVECKIQLNDSIECTKELEITAYKTPNVVLTIKKIDKARYQLQCDVSNFAPAQNHTVTWYKDGEILTTNSSAGLTKESENQFFTKEVNIQGEGKVVQFRCEAQPDFGPYTPLGAVISDTHNVSALYAPELSTNYSEDISVSKGENVTLTCHIEGDPPPNFQWTVDGKDLAKNTSQLKITDINNSTTYTCTATNDLGNKSMEIYVNVTEVTTGAAPVTMTTLKAQAEQGCPLILTPSEIIVKFGDPVEVNCTANTNISGSGWEVSAGSAHRLDATTLTWKVENLKTWDIKPSCYANLKDRSQCEVGLDITLYQTPDIVSVSGVDPGPMIEGREYQLKCDVNNVARVQLKVKWYHGNKTVFTDDIQNINTTPTNVSSYYTVTPERGDNGSEFRCEAELQLGPKGPEFIPPVTSQPFNAVVYYKPLFQAIPSHYTVAEKNFTMSDLPYETDGNPPPDVKWYYQGTPINLNESLKRTDTGSYTAEASNVIGSITTSVFITVEYRPSLTCKEQYEVVENSELKIPCELDGSPSPSITWFKHEKEISPSRWTKHDSGMYSLKATNTHGAVERKFNLQVLYAPEFLDENTTSKITLGQNVTFNCSAKGYPPPVSKWTDTRSTNLIVTTGERYSTITIMEATSANAGVYQCVATNKVGTVTRFVILEIGETRPFPSWMVPFVIATVLLVSIILVLVLWLRCKNRGEYSFVASNDASHIPMTTQSTEGNA